In a genomic window of Pararge aegeria chromosome 7, ilParAegt1.1, whole genome shotgun sequence:
- the LOC120624923 gene encoding PC4 and SFRS1-interacting protein-like — protein sequence MKMGKKVREYKAGDFIFAKVKGYPAWPARVQRMNGKKYFVYFYGTGETANLPPNMIFDYAENKDKFLNKAVKRRDFNDGVKQIEYDFANNVPLEQVIGVPLEVEEGANDTVNESAANDTVDESMADTTAVDETMAEENTTQNDTGIEDSDETGALVIDEGKQGKTGKKPTPKTPAKETPKAKEPKTPRGRAKKDEEAKEELKEDDNKKDEELVSRSGRKIRPKRYIDEHTEENTTLPSSAPKKRRAASPVEKDKENKEKDGKEKNIKQFNAVTRSELEDLKEPFTTEDPEKENIIIAYLPAGQYIGIKLFQSRPTTFKNDSARLQWDKQAARNALTLKSQLEKGHITPQSVLAQLVMDLNLTDEEKATLDKDRETEEKKSRVHFLKVEMKLIELDAKIKTCLCLEKADTELCLKLLDELMALDIKPLMLLKHPTTPETIKRMRAYVGNTPSWELTENAALLFSQHAHKIRKQADIVYANLRKLFNTPEGLSFWEFFTERVEQFKKATEKYTSDEILEMVHEPLEMSFATSHTMRAAIDAANEQEKEEADEAKKAKPTPAKTKKVINNGTPKTPAKRQSSRNKPEEKDKEKPNTEETSQAKTEQSHVEQKNETESKEIATEEKEVAKDKREKKSNKDSKSNKEDNTIKDKDSKTNKEDSKNKEKDSKANNEGHIIKDKDSKANKDDNKSKSKDSDDKELRDTNDENDSEVKEKTPEKADESTDDSKQESSVEVEKSDNLKEISKETDKDSKSSDKKSDREDKRAEKEKTEDEPRAKRSRESKKTDPPPRSPTKRKSKF from the exons ATGAAAATGGGTAAAAAAGTACGTGAATATAAAGCAGGGGACTTCATATTTGCGAAAGTTAAAGGATATCCAGCATGGCCTGCAAGG GTGCAACGAATGAATGGAAAGAAATACTTTGTGTATTTCTATGGAACAGGAGAAAC TGCCAACCTTCCACCAAATATGATATTTGACTATGCTGAAAACAAggataagtttttaaataaagcagTTAAAAGGCGAGACTTCAATGATGGTGTGAAACAAATTGAGTATGACTTTGCTAATAATGTGCCACTGGAGCAAGTTATTGGCGTGCCTCTTGAG GTCGAGGAAGGTGCAAATGACACTGTCAATGAGTCCGCAGCAAATGATACAGTCGATGAGTCAATGGCTGACACTACCGCTGTAGATGAAACTATGGCTGAGGAG AACACTACACAGAATGATACTGGAATTGAAGACTCTGATGAGACTGGTGCTCTAGTTATCGATGAGGGAAAG CAAGGTAAAACTGGCAAAAAGCCTACTCCCAAGACACCAGCGAAGGAGACTCCTAAGGCCAAGGAGCCGAAAACACCACGCGGAAGAGCAAAGAAGGACGAAGAAGCCAAGGAAGAACTAAAAGAAGATGACAATAAAAAAGATGAGGAGTTAGTCTCCAGAAGCGGAAGGAAGATTCGACCCAAGAG ATACATAGATGAACACACAGAAGAGAACACCACCCTACCCTCTTCAGCCCCCAAGAAACGCCGCGCGGCATCACCAGTGGAGAAAGATAAggaaaacaaagaaaaagatGGCAAAGAGAAGAATATCAAACAATTCAATGCTGTCACCCGG tcGGAGCTTGAAGATTTAAAAGAGCCATTTACAACAG AAGACCCAGAAAAAGAGAACATTATAATCGCCTATCTCCCAGCGGGTCAGTACATCGGTATAAAGTTGTTCCAATCTCGACCCACCACCTTCAAGAATGATAGCGCCAGGTTGCAGTGGGATAAGCAAGCGGCAAGGAATGCGCTAACATTAAAGTCACAGTTAG AAAAGGGTCACATCACTCCACAGTCAGTACTTGCTCAACTGGTAATGGACCTAAATCTCACTGATGAAGAAAAGGCCACGTTAGATAAGGATAGAGAGACAG AGGAAAAGAAATCACGCGTGCATTTCCTGAAAGTCGAAATGAAGCTCATAGAGCTAGACGCAAAAATAAAGACGTGCCTTTGCCTGGAAAAAGCCGATACGGAGTTATGCTTGAAACTTCTTGATGAACTAATGG CACTGGATATTAAACCGCTGATGCTGCTGAAACACCCGACCACCCCGGAGACGATAAAGCGAATGCGCGCTTACGTCGGCAACACCCCGTCCTGGGAGCTCACCGAGAACGCCGCTCTGCTGTTCAGCCAGCACGCGCACAAGATACGCAAGCAGGCCGACATCGTGTACGCCAACCTGCGG AAACTGTTCAATACGCCAGAGGGTCTGTCGTTCTGGGAATTTTTCACGGAACGGGTCGAGCAGTTCAAGAAGGCTACCGAAAAGTATACGTCCGACGAGATCTTGGAAATGGTGCACGAACCGCTAG AAATGTCTTTTGCTACTTCACACACGATGAGGGCGGCAATAGACGCCGCCAATGAACAAGAGAAAGAGGAAGCGGACGAGGCTAAAAAAGCTAAACCTACACCAG CAAAAACTaagaaagttataaataatgGCACACCAAAAACACCAGCTAAACGACAATCTTCCAGAAACAAACCAGAAGAGAAGGATAAAGAAAAaccaaatacagaagaaacctCACAGGCCAAAACAGAACAGAGCCATGTAGAACAGAAAAACGAAACAGAATCTAAAGAAATTGCCACAGAAGAGAAAGAAGTAGCAAAAGataagagagaaaaaaaaagtaataaagataGTAAATCAAATAAAGAGGACAATACTATTAAGGACAAAGATAGTAAAACCAACAAAGAGGactctaaaaataaagaaaaagatagTAAAGCAAACAACGAGGGCCATATAATCAAGGACAAAGATAGTAAAGCTAACAAAGATGATAATAAAAGCAAAAGTAAAGATAGCGATGATAAAGAATTGAGAGATACAAATGACGAAAACGATAGTGAAGTAAAAGAAAAAACGCCTGAAAAGGCAGATGAGAGTACAGATGATTCTAAACAGGAAAGTTCAGTAGAAGTAGAGAAAAGTGATAATTTGAAAGAAATTTCAAAGGAAACCGATAAAGATAGCAAGAGT AGTGATAAGAAAAGTGATAGGGAAGACAAGAGGGCAGAAAAGGAAAAGACAGAAGATGAGCCTAGAGCAAAAAGGTCGAGAGAG agCAAGAAGACTGATCCGCCTCCACGTTCACCAACAAAAAGAAAGTCCAAATTTTAA